Genomic DNA from Eleutherodactylus coqui strain aEleCoq1 chromosome 8, aEleCoq1.hap1, whole genome shotgun sequence:
ctttccaaggacctggcagatgtctgccaaccaggcccactcttctgaaaagaattgaggaggctgactcccactgcgccgcccatgttggagttggtattccactatagctctacgctgctcatagagcctggccaacatgtggagcgtagagttccaccgtgtgggcacgtcgcacagcagtcggtgcactggcagattaaaccgatgttgcagggtgcgcagggtggcagcgtccgtgtgggacttgcggaaatgtgcgcagagccggcgcacctttccgagcaggtctgtcaagcatgggtagcttttcagaaagcgctgaaccaccaaattaaagacgtgggccaggcatggcacgtgcgtgaggctgccgagctgcagagccgccaccaggttacggccgttgtcacacacgaccatgcccggttggaggctcagcggcgcaagccagcggtcggtctgctctgtcagaccctgcagcagtttgtgggccgtgtgcctcttatctcctaagctgagtagtttcagcacggcctgctgacgcttgcccaccgctgtgatgccacgccgcgcgacaacgactgctggcgacgtgctgctgctgctgacacatcttgattgcgagacagaggttgcgtaggaggaggaggaggaggagggtggtttagtggaggaagcatacaccgccgcagataccagcaccgagctggggcccgcaattctgggggtgggtaggacgtgagcggtcccaggctctgactctgtcccagcctccactaaattcacccaatgtgccgtcagggagatatagtggccctgcccgcctgtgtttgtccacgtgtccgttgttaagtggaccttggcagtaaccgcgttggtgagggtgcgtacaatgttgcgggagacgtggtcgtgcagggctgggacggcacatcgggaaaagtagtggcgactgggaaccgagtagcgcggggccgccgctgccatcatatttttgaaagactccgtttccacaaccctatacggcagcatctccaggctgataaatttggctacgtgcacgtttaacgcttgagcgtgcgggtgcgtggcggcgtacttgcgcttgcgctcaaacgcttgcgctagcgacggctggacggtgcgctgacagacattggtggatggggccgaggacagcggaggtgagggtgtgcaggccaggagacggtagtgcctgtgtcctcagaggggggttggatctcagtcgcaggttggggcacagggggagaggcagtggtgcaaaccggaggcggtgaacggccttcgtcccaccttgtggggtgcttgcccatcatatgtctgcgcatgctggtggtggtgaggctggtggtggtggctccccggctgatcttggcgcgataaaggttgcacaccactgttcgtcggtcgtctgcactctcagtgaaaaactgccagacctttgagcacctcggcctctgcagggtggcatggcgcgagggtgcgctttgggaaacagttggtggattattcggtctggccctgcctctacccctggacaccgcactgcctcttgcaacctgccctgctgctgcccttgcctccccctctgaagacctgtcctcagtaggcgtagcaaaccaggtggggtcagtcacctcattgtcctgctgctcttcctccgaatcctctgtgcgctcctccctcggacttactgcccttactactacctcactgatagacaacagtgtctcatcgtcatcgtcctcctcacccccggaagtccccagcctcatcccctggaccccgggaactttccaatggttgggcatcagttacgataaactcctctggtgggagaggaaccactgctgcccaatctgagcaggggcccgagaacagttcctgggagtctgcccgctcctcagaatgtgtcattttcatggagtgaggaggctgggaggaaggaggaacagcagccagaggattctgagttgcagcagtggacggcgcagaactgtgggtggacgatagattgctggatgcactttctgccatccacgacaggacctgctcacactgctcattttctaataaaggtctcccgcgtggacccattaattgtgcgatgaatgtggggacgccagaaacgtgcctctctcctaatcccgcagcagtcggctgcgatacacctggatcaggagctcggcctgtgcccacaccctgacttgggccttcgcgtcctcggccgcgtccacgtcctctaggcctacccctaccactcagcatgctgtattaccagtaatgcagaaacagaacgctgtaattaaatgtgccgcttattggcctgcggttggaggctgacttcgcttacggaacgccaggaaataattttgcgcaagcctgctgtaacacttagctggctgcgtatgaatttggagaactactacacccagcagagacccagaacactgaggacactcacgggcagcccaaatagatttttttccccaaatgtatttgcaaaggcccactgcctatattcaatcaatatgtcttctgtccctgcctaagcgcttctggccctggagtatgtcaaagaactgcagagcgtagcactgtggactgcaatacagcagtgatttaacagcccagacagagccaggaaataattttgcgcaagcctgctgtaacacttagctggctgcgtatgaatttggagaactactacacccagcagagacccagaacactgaggacactcacaggcagcccaaatagatttttttccccaaatgtatttgcaaaggcccactgcctatattcaatcaatatgtcttctgtccctgcctaagcgcttctggccctggagtatgtcaaagaactgcagagtgttgcactgtggactgcaatacagcggtgatttaacagcccagacagagccaggaaataattttgcgcaagcctgctgtaacacttagctggctgcgtatgaatttggagaactactacatccagcagagacccagaacactgaggacactcacaggcagcccaaatagatttttttccccaaatgtttttgcaaaggcccactgcctatattcaatcaatatgtcttctgtccctgcctcacaatatatgtcttctgtccctgcctcaccaccacttctggccctggagtattactgcagggcgcaatgctctgcacggccgatatacaaaaaaaaaaaaagtgcaacactgcaaaaagcagcctccacagtactgcacacggttagatgtggccctaagaaggaccgttggggttcttgaagcctaaaatactcctaacactctccctatagcagctccaccaagatagcactttccctaaagtatgtcagaacgcatctgtggcgagccgcgggaggggccgatttttatactcgggtgacacctgatctcgccagccactcactgcaggggggtggtatagggcttgaacgtcgcagggggaagttgtaatgccttccctgtctttctattggccagaaaagcgcgctaacgtctcagagatgaaagtgaaagtaacccgaacatcgcgtggtactcgctacgagtaacgagcatcttgaacacgctaatactcgaacgagtatcaagctcggacgagtacgttcgctcatctctagttaggaccttgGAGCAGACAGAGATTTTAATAAACACATAGCGGCCATCTGGATCAGTCTCAGAGGAGATAAGCTGGTGGGGGAGATTTTTGTGGATTGCTATAGATGTTTCACAGATTTTCTTTTCTGGGTGCGTGCTGTGGAACCAAGTTGGGAAATAGTTAGACTTACAGCTAGGAGTGCTATTTGACgagaagtgggtttcctgtaggAGCGCGATCATGACTCTATTTTTGTGTAGGTGTCTGAGTATCTGACCTCTTTTGGCGGGTTTATTCAGGCCTCTAACGTTGTAGGTACAAAATGTTACGTTATCCATTGTCGGTGTTCAAGGGGGGAGTTCTCGATGCTGACGACCTAGAGGAGGGtgaggggagagagaagaggaaaacaaaaacacaaaaacagacTGTACATCCGACGATAGCCGGAACTTGGCAGGCTATTCCCCGACCGTCGTCGGGGGGCGGACCACACATAGTGTCGTCCAGCCTGGAGGGGAGAATAGTTGACAGCAGCGGGGACCAGCGTCCCGGCCGACACTTGAGATGATTCAGATACCCCAGCGGGGTTCAAAGTAAGAACCAGGTTATTTAGAGATAGAAGAGAAGGTTTGTGAAGAGCAGGCAAGCTATAGTTGAGAGCAGGTAGAATATATAAGTTATAAGAAAGTATAAGTTTGTGAGGTATAGGGACAGAAAATAAGAACTAGGCGCAGGTGAGGGCGGTGAGGGAGGACCCAGAGTTGCGGAAAGACGAGAAGCAAGGGAGGGAGGGCCTCCCTGTATGTAGGCCCCTCCGTGGCAGAGGGGTCTCTCAGGTTCCGGAAGTATCTCCGGCTGGGTGGATCTCGAAGAGCCCCTAGGTTGTGATGAGGTCTTCATGTCTGCGGAGTACCGGATCCGGATTTGCGGTCCTTCTTCCTGCGTGCTGGTTCCACCGTGTGCCAGTTCTCCGTGGCTGGTTGCCCCGGTAGAGAGGGTAGGGCCAGCCAGTCCGGTAATGACACCATTGGAAGTTCAAAAGTCCCTAAAAAGTTAGGaaggtcccccagagtgcggaatATGGCGGATTTGCCGTTTTTCCAGGCCGACAGCTGGAATGGGTAGCCCCATCTATATGGGATGTCTTTTCCTTTAAGGGCCTCCAACAGTGGCCTCACTGCTTTGCGGAGTTGTAGCGTTCTTCTCGCTAGGTCTGGTAGTAGGATAATGGGCTCTTCATTGTAAGACAAATTCCCTGAGATCCTGGCTCGCTTAAGGATATCTTCTTTATCTTTATAAAAATGGATGCGATAAATGACATCCCTGGGGCGTTTCGGGTCGGGGTTCTTGGGGCCGAGTGATCTATGTATGCGATCGATTTCTATAGGCTTATCACATGTTCTCTGGATAAGGGAGCCAAAGAAGTCCTGTGCCCACTGTTCCAGCTGCGTATTGGTGACGTCTTCTGGGAGGCCCCTTATGCGAATATTGTTCCTTCTGTGCCTATTTTCTATGTCGTCGATATGCGTGAGGATGCTGGCGATCTGGTTAGAATGAGAAGTAATAACTTGTCTGTGGGCTTCGAGAACTGTATTAGTTTGTTCCAGGGTCTCTTCAATGTCTTGTACTCTGTGTCCGATCTGCTGTATGTCTTTCTGGATCTGGCTCATCGCTCGCCTGTGTGATTGTTCGAGATGGGAAAAAGACGAGTCGATTTCGGCTTTGGTGGGGAGGGCTCTGAGGTGCGCCTTCCAATCCCACTCGCTGTCTTCTGAGTGCATGCTAAGGGAGGGAGAGCATGGAGCCCAATGTCCTCTggagttttgggggggggggggggggtggaaagccACGATGAAGAGCTGGCTGTCCCTTCTTTATGAGTGGGGCTTGGGCTTGGGGTGCCTTGTGGGTTGGGTTGTCGGCCCCTGATGTCAGCCGTGTCCCCAGATCTGCCTGTTGATGTGCACTGGAGTGcatgcttcccctcccccacacccctCCCCGCTCTGTGTGTAGGGGGGGACTGTGTCTCCATTGTCTTGCGGGTAGTCTCTGTCCCCTGTGAGCTGGGCGACACCACCATCCAGGGTCCCCGATCTGGTGCATTCTCCTCTAGTGcttcccccctctcctcctgCTGCACGCACCTTGTGAGCTTCTGGGCTCCAGCAGTTGGTGAGTCCGGCTTCTCTCTGGAGGGGGGATGTGTTCCCATCTCCTGCCCGTCAGACTGCAGTCGCCCTGGCTGTGACCGGAGGATCCACTAtctccctccgctctcccccctcTGTAGGAGCCTCTATAACTGCCGCAGCGCGGACGCCGCCGCTGTGGGTGAGAGCGCTGGCATAGCTTCCTGTGGCTCTCCCTCTCCGGCTGCCGCCTCTCTGTCTGCACGGGCTGCGGGGCTAAAGAAGAGGTTGAGACCGTTCGGGTGTCTCTCCGCCGGTACCGGAGTGCGTGGCTGAGTCCTCCTCTTCACCATGTCTGTTGGTTAGTGCCTGCTCTTCGTTTAGATGAAACCTGGTGGGTTTAAGTGCATGGACGGCTCGGGAGCTGATGTGGCACACGTCTTATCCTGCCAttggcaagccacgccccccacagggggcagttttatagtaggtatattcttgtatatatgagcagtattatagtagttatattcttgtaaatagagggcagtattatagtagttatattcttgtacatgaggggcagtattataatagtgattttcttgtacatagcgggcagtagtatagtagttatatccttgtacataggaggcagtagtatagcagttatattcttgtacatagagggcagtattatagtagttatattcttgtacatagggggcagtattatagtagttttatttttgttcatagtgagcagtataatagtagttatattcttgttcatggggagcagtattatagtagttatattgttgtacatagagggcagtattctagtagttatattgttgtacataggagcagtattatagtagttatattcttgttcatagtcagcagtataatagtagttatatacttgtacataaggggcagtattatagtagttatattcttgtacataggaggcagtattatagtagttatattcttgtacatagggaggcagtattatagtagttatattcttgtacatagggaggcagtattacagtagttatattcttgtacataggggcagtattatagtagttatattcttgtacacagggggcagtattatagtagttatattcttgtacatagggggcagtattatagtagttatattctagtacatagggggcagtattatagtagttatattcttgtacataggagcagtattatagtagttatattcttgtacataggggcagtattatagcagtttaattcttgtacacagggggcagtattatagtagttatattcttgtacacagggggctgtattatagtagttatattcttgtacataggggcagtattataatagttatattcttgtacataggggtactattttagaagttatattcttgtacatagggggagtattaaaGTACTGTAACATTTTTCTATAACTTGTCAGGATTCTGAGATTCTTGGTGACTCTTCATGAATATTTGGAGAATTATTTTATGAGGGTGACAATGTGGAGGATCCCTTTGCATTCATTAGTGAAGTGTGTCAGTGTAATATACATAGAGTAGAATCAGTAAGAACACATATTTATAAAGTACTGGTTTAATATACAAAATGTGTATTTACAAGGCAGTTTTTAAAACGTACAAAATGCTCAGTTTTGTCACAGGATATAAATTTCCCGGATCTGTGTCGGACATTGGGGGGCGCTTTATACAGAATATTTACAGGCATGGAGAAAATCCTGGAATACTTTAGTTGTCACAGAAACAGCAAACAAAAAAATGTCAGCCCTGAACCTGGAATAATAATTAGTTGAGCATGAAACACGCAGCCGGCACGAGATCAGAGAGGATATTATAGCAGTCAATGAGGAGATATAGGTGGTGCTCACTgtaatatatgggggggggggggggttctctcaGGGTCAATTATTGCACTGTACAACCAGACCAGAGGCGACGTCTCCCTCACATTCACTCCTGTACAGGTCAGGCACATTAGTGACTAAGCAATGTTCCCCACAATGTAGAGATTAATAatatagggggccgtattattgTACTATACTACAAGATTAGTAGGCGGGGTAAGGACTGAACCATAAATCAGAGCAAGGAGTAATAACTGTATCATTCAGTATAAGGACATATACTGTTAGTGTAAGGTGGTAATAATTATACCCAGTGTTAATAGGGATTACTGATTATACCATAGAACAGAGGGCGATCATTGTATTTACATTGACAGTAGGGGGCATCACTGTACCTACAGAACAGTCAGAGTAGGGGGTTATCATTGCACCTACAGTCAGAGCAGGGGGTGATGATTGTATCTATAGTCAGAGCAGGGATTTACAATTGTACCTACAGTCAGATCAAGGGGTGATCATTGTATCTACAGTGGCAGTAGGGGGGGATGATTGTGCCTACAGTCACTGTAGGGGGTGATGATTGTGCTGAcagtcactgcagggggtgaTCACAGTACCTACAGTCACTACAGGGGGTGATCACAGTACCTACAGTCACTGCAGAGGGTGTTCGCAGTACCTACAGTTAGATCAGGGGGTGATGATTGTGCCTACAGTCAGTGCAGGGGGTGATTACAGTACCTATAGTCAGTGCAGGGGGTGATAATTGTGCTTACAGTCACTGCAAGGTGTGATGATTGTGCTTACTGTCACTGCAAGGTGTGATGATTGTGCCTACAGTCAATGCAGGGGGTGACCACAGTACCTACAGTCAGTGCAGTGGGTAATCACAGTACCTACTGTCAGCGCAGGGGTTGATGATTGAGCATAAAGTCAGTGCAGGGAGCCATCATTGTACCTACAGTCAGTGCAAGGAGTAATCACTGTACCTACAGTCAGTGCTGGGAGTAATCACTGTACCTACAGTCAGTACAGGGAATGATCACTGTACCTAcagtcactgcagggggtgaTCATTGTACCTACAGTCACAAAAGGGATGCTCACTGTACTTAGTCAGAAGAGGGGTGATCATTGTACCTACAGTCAGAGGGAGACAGATCATTGCACCTGCAGCCACAGCAGGGCCGATCCTTGAGGTGAGTTGGATGATCCAGGATCTGCATTGTAGGCTGCACTATGTCTCTAATTACAGGCCACACTTCTTTATACAGTATTATTAATCTGACATAAGTCCATAGATGTGAATGCAGAGAGGATGAGGACAAGAAAACACGTTTACAACATAGTAACATCTCTTATCATCCACATAGAGGAAATCACAAAGGTATCTAGACTGTTATCCCCATTTGTAAAGCTGCATGTTTGTTACACGGGAGTATTTTCTATTATTGCTTTATTTTCCCCTTTGATTGAACGTCTCATCCTCATTTATACAAATCAGCCTGAAATACTGAAGAATAGAAGAGTCCAGAAGGTAACATAACACGAGCCGTGAGGCTAAACCCTGTGTTACATGAGAGCAGAGCCGCATCTTAGAAGCAGCGGTGTATTCATGGAGGAGCGGCTTTGGCTCGGCCCGTCACAATATGGCTTTTCATGATGTGATAAATGACTGGCTCGACATATGAACACCACACAATACTATCGTGCATGAAAAAAGTGACAACTGTAAACCAAGCATTTACACGCTGATGTAAACAATGCTGAGGCTTCGATGGCTGCAACGTTATATGAAGAGTCAGTGCGCGGATACGTCTGCTGACTGTCCACATAAAGGCTGCACTTTGTACAACTTACATAGCAGCGGTTTGTGTGTAAGAAGGTGATGCTGAAGGTTTGATATTCCCCTCCGCACTGAAAACTTGGGAAACTCTTAagaaaaagtttatcttgggaagTTTACAGTCCACATCCGTCTTGGACGAAGGGAAGGATGTGGACACTGGTGGAAGGAGATGCTAAAGGAGAAAAACACAAGATACAATAATGACTCATTGTGGATGTCTGGAAAACACCTCCTGAGATGTGTTGTGGCAATCATTTTCAGTTCGACAACTCAAATCTCATCTCAGTCCCTTCTACTTGCTAGGCAAGTGTCATAGTCCTACAGTACAGGCATCGCAATATATTGGAGATTGTCCTAGAGAAGAACACTCTGTGTTGTAGAGATAGTCCCATCAAATCTTGAGATGCCACCACGACTGACCTGCTGCTTCTAGTTAGGACATGAGATTAAGAAATTTATTTTCTTCTGCCAATGTGCTAAGCATGGAGCTCATATCCCCTATGGCCATATTGCTTATCCCAGCCGGCATGGAAGGAAAAGTCAAAGAGTTCCTAGGAGTTGTGAGGCGAGAAGAGTTTTGGGAGAGGCTCTGGAGAAGTCCAGGGCTAATGGTCCCTGACAGGAGACTGGAATGGTCCCCGTCATCCATCATAGCATCAAAATCTATGACGGGAGGCTGTTCTAGACCTTGAGAATCCACTGTGCTGGTGACCTGATTGACTCCTGGAGATGGCATAGTGGGGACCTGCCTCAATGTACACTCGGGCCCAGAATTATAACTGCTGTTCTGCTCGAACATCTGTATTTGGCCTGAGTAATAGAGTAAACCATTGTCTTTAGCATTCATACATGAGGTCGGCTCAGGTTCCTCGCTTGTTCTTTTTGGGGTGGCTTCTGCCGTTTGCTGGCGTGGACTTTGCTCGCTCACCGAGTGTGGACTCCTCATAAAAGTGGGGTAATGTCCTGAATGTATATTCCTCGGCCGGttgggggggtgaggtgggggcctcGGCTGCATCAGTGCATTATTAATGACCTGACCAGGCATTCCCGCATTATTGTGCTGACTGTTGAACAGGTTCTGATTACTTGGGTTGGGATATGGGTTTGGTGGTTGAAGGGTCTCATGGTTGGCACAGAAGTTACTTGAGTAGTTCTGGGTGTTTGTGGCATGCCCATCCCGACTTCCATTCATCATCACATGCGGATTAACGACCGTGTTACTCTGAGGAGAATGCATGTGATGCCCAGCACGTTCCAACACATTGGACGAGGGTGAGAGTTGGCAATGACCATCATTGGGGACTCTTAACATATGCGGCGAATGGTTAAAGCTCTGCTGCTGGCTGAAATCGGAGTTGGTGTTTTGGCACAGGTTCATCTGCTGTTGCCTATGCTGAATGTAATTAAATCTCTGCCCGTTTACGCTACAGTTTCTCTGTGCCAGCTCTTGTTGTGCTGCAGGTAGATTTTTCAGACTTGTCTGGAATGGTGGATGGTTGAAGTTTTGATACTGGCTAAAGTTTTGCTTCTGCTGTATGACTGCCAAATTCCCTTGTGAAAATGCCTGTTTTGGCACATCAGCGGCGATGTCCACAGTACCAGAGCTGACTTCATTCCACTGTACAGGCATGTTATTCTTCTGCATATCGGGGCCGGTGATCCGACACTGGCTCTGTGAGGGCTGCTGATAGTTCTTCATATGGCCTTGGAAGTTTGGAGGCTGATTACCGAAGTCAGACGGAGGTTTATGCTCGGGTACTCCTCTATTCTGAGACTTAATATACTGGACAACATCGTCCGGCAACACAAGGTCATCCTCGCCACCAGGCACGTCCATATCAGCTGGCAAGCCTTCCATGATGACATTCTCACTGATGCTTGGTGGCCGTGGAGAGTAGATGTGTCTGTGAAGGCTCCCGTCTGAATGATTGTATTGTTGGAGGCTTATATTTCTCCTGTCCATGATCTGTGGTGGATGCAGCGTATTCATGCTGTTCATGCTGTGGAAACGCTGAACCCTTGTAAGATGTTGTCCTTCAAACCCTACTGTTGCCCTAACTGGATCACTAGCACGTCTTGTGGTGTTTCCAGAAACCTCATGTGGAAACATTGGAGCCGGAGCGTTACCCAACCCATCACTGCATCGTCTTGGACCCGCTTGTTGCCTGTAGGCAGGCAGGGAATAGTCTGACCCATCCATCAAAGACATCTTGCTTCTTAAGCTCATTTTCTCCATGTTGGGAAGGGGTGTAGGAGGTGGGCCACCTGTTGCTGCTGCGTACTTGGCTTTCAGTCGATACTGCTGAGCGGGAGTTAGATTCAGAAGCGTTGGCAATCCGTTATGTTGGCTGGCATCGCTAGATCTTCTGGAGGCATCAGTGGAGATGGGGTCATAGGAATCAGCGGAGCTAGCGTTGTTCTGTCTTCCACAAAATTGTGAGGCTTCGCTCGAACGACGGCTGGAGAAATACGGGGAGATCCCTGAAGATCGTCGACTTGTGTACGCAGAGCTGATGGTGCTGGTGGCGCTATCACGCCTGTCATTCAGCTGGTTCAACATTGTAACATCATTCAAAGACAAGTCGGAAATTCTTGGGTTTATATTCACACCGCCCAGGACACCGACACCGTCAAGTAAAGAGCCTGGAAGAGAGAAAAGCTGGTATTAAATTCTCATAGTTTCCCTTAATTAACTGGAGTAAAGCTGCTTATTATAAGATACAATAAAGTTATAACATGATCCACAACCGTCTCCGCTTTGGTGGGACAGTGCCAGATGTTGGGGTCTGTCCTGCTGAGTCAGGTTGTAGCAGATATGTCCGCACCCGGGATGAAGTATACTTGCTTCTCTCGCTCCTCGGTTGTAGCGGTCCACGTTGCTATTACAGTAACCCTACCCACTTCTGGGTAATAGGACCATGTGATTGCTGCAACTAATCACTGACCTTAGCAACTTagtcctgtgattggctgtagagATCACATGATCCTGCTACCCGGAACAGAGCAGAGGGCAGTAGCGGCACACATGGTGCGTAGGGAGAGAACCGAGTAtaagatttaaatttttttttatactacatATAGAGAGCATTCTGTGGCACTGATACTGCACTGGCACATGTGGAGGGCACTAATACTGAGGGGCACATGCGGGAGGCACttatactgaggggcactaatactgggGGGCACATGCGGGAGGCACTAATATTGAGGGGCACATGCGAGAAGCACTAATACTGAGGGGCACAT
This window encodes:
- the GLI2 gene encoding zinc finger protein GLI2, which encodes MENSGPVITAHKKETKTSILDGNGFSDVGKKSGVLNTSPADAAHLFPTFHAPFPIDIRHQEGRYHYEGHAIHAIHGPPGLSGSPVISDISLIRLSPHPVGTTTDLNHAHHYMSPHMEHYLRSVHGSPTLSMISAARGLSPAEAAHEHLKERGIFGIAPPPPGVNPADYYHQMTLLAGHPSPYGELLLQSGAAGSAGHLHDYLTPMDVSRFSSPRVTPRLSRKRALSISPLSDASIDLQTMIRTSPNSLVAYINNSRSSSAASGSYGHLSAGAISPAFSFPHPINPMAYQQLLNQQRTLNSTFGHSPLIHPSPTFASRQQGCVLTSSPAPVPTNSSNATSNPNQSKQSSESAVSSTVNQVISKRSKVKIEEEVAVRDSPSPPDHATELKDDLDREDCKQEPEVIYETNCHWESCTKEFDTQDQLVHHINNEHIHGERKEFVCRWQDCTREQKPFKAQYMLVVHMRRHTGEKPHKCTFEGCFKAYSRLENLKTHLRSHTGEKPYVCEHEGCNKAFSNASDRAKHQNRTHSNEKPYICKIPGCTKRYTDPSSLRKHVKTVHGPDAHVTKKQRNDIISRPGPRENGDSDAGNRLSMEHAESNGDFRGREDAFHSRIIKTEDSMIQPSPGGQSSCSSEPSPLGNTNNTDSGVEFHGEGGLGDIFGLEDTSPVVDSTVSSGNAMVGLQLRKQGGTAVQRLEQLKKEKLKTLKESCSFMNLAPPARNTKFPAISGNGSLLDGVGVLGGVNINPRISDLSLNDVTMLNQLNDRRDSATSTISSAYTSRRSSGISPYFSSRRSSEASQFCGRQNNASSADSYDPISTDASRRSSDASQHNGLPTLLNLTPAQQYRLKAKYAAATGGPPPTPLPNMEKMSLRSKMSLMDGSDYSLPAYRQQAGPRRCSDGLGNAPAPMFPHEVSGNTTRRASDPVRATVGFEGQHLTRVQRFHSMNSMNTLHPPQIMDRRNISLQQYNHSDGSLHRHIYSPRPPSISENVIMEGLPADMDVPGGEDDLVLPDDVVQYIKSQNRGVPEHKPPSDFGNQPPNFQGHMKNYQQPSQSQCRITGPDMQKNNMPVQWNEVSSGTVDIAADVPKQAFSQGNLAVIQQKQNFSQYQNFNHPPFQTSLKNLPAAQQELAQRNCSVNGQRFNYIQHRQQQMNLCQNTNSDFSQQQSFNHSPHMLRVPNDGHCQLSPSSNVLERAGHHMHSPQSNTVVNPHVMMNGSRDGHATNTQNYSSNFCANHETLQPPNPYPNPSNQNLFNSQHNNAGMPGQVINNALMQPRPPPHPPNRPRNIHSGHYPTFMRSPHSVSEQSPRQQTAEATPKRTSEEPEPTSCMNAKDNGLLYYSGQIQMFEQNSSYNSGPECTLRQVPTMPSPGVNQVTSTVDSQGLEQPPVIDFDAMMDDGDHSSLLSGTISPGLLQSLSQNSSRLTTPRNSLTFPSMPAGISNMAIGDMSSMLSTLAEENKFLNLMS